A genomic window from Scomber scombrus chromosome 18, fScoSco1.1, whole genome shotgun sequence includes:
- the eef2kmt gene encoding protein-lysine N-methyltransferase EEF2KMT: MEGSEIMSQTSETTEENKKDILKDFQTSFFTMSRLASFPWTFLENDLESNKSSELISDILKQTCLHSLCQKFPPSVRYRRLFLSELIRRQEAAGSDPLDELYDALTEVVAVAETTECYKSYLLPSGDAVSLLENVALISEGTTGLVTWEAALYLAEWALDHRQTFTGRKVLELGSGVGLTGVTVCRSCSPSRYVFSDCHPRVLQKLRDNVQLSGLTERTSPSVSVEELDWTDVTVERLKEIGGDTVIAADVVYDPDIIGSLVQLLSKILRCSSAEVVPEILICSTIRNPETYSSFKQQLENAGISHHVISGPVSKVFPYDRVSAIEMIKLYM, encoded by the exons ATGGAGGGTTCAGAGATAATGAGTCAAACCTCAGAAACAACAGAAGAgaataaaaaggacattttaaagGATTTCCAGACGTCTTTTTTCACTATGAGTCGTCTGGCTTCATTTCCCTGGACT TTTCTAGAAAATGACCTCGAAAGCAACAAATCATCAGAGTTAATATCAGACATCCTAAAACAG ACGTGTCTTCACTCTCTGTGTCAGAAGTTTCCTCCGTCGGTCCGATATCGGCGGCTGTTTCTGTCCGAGCTCATCAGACGG CAGGAGGCGGCAGGCAGCGATCCTCTGGACGAGCTGTACGACGCTCTGACCGAGGTGGTGGCAGTTGCAGAGACGACTGAGTGCTACAAGAGTTACTTACTG CCCAGTGGAGACGCTGTCAGTCTGTTGGAGAACGTAGCTCTGATCTCAGAGGGAACCACCGGCCTGGTGACCTGGGAGGCTGCTCTCTACCTGGCAGAGTGGGCCCTGGACCACCGGCAGACCTTCACTGGCAG GAAGGTTCTGGAGCTGGGCAGCGGCGTGGGTTTGACCGGGGTCACCGTCTGTCGCTCCTGCAGCCCGTCCAGATACGTCTTCAGTGACTGTCACCCCAGAGTCCTGCAGAAGCTGAGAGACAACGTCCAGCTGAGCGGTCTGACCGAGCGGACGTCACCTTCGGTCAGCGTGGAGGAGCTGGACTGGACGGACGTGACGGTGGAGAGGTTAAAAGAGATCGGGGGTGACACCGTCATCGCTGCGG ATGTGGTGTACGACCCCGACATCATAGGAAGTCTGGTGCAGCTACTGTCCAAGATTCTGAGGTGTTCGTCCGCTGAAGTCGTCCCGGAAATCCTGATCTGCTCCACCATCCGAAACCCGGAGACGTACAGCAGCTTCAAGCAGCAGCTGG aAAACGCCGGGATCAGCCATCATGTGATCAGCGGACCCGTCAGCAAAGTTTTCCCTTACGACAGAGTCTCTGCAATAGAAATGATCAAACTGTACATGTGA